Within Candidatus Auribacterota bacterium, the genomic segment GGTAGATGAGCAAGGTAAACAACCCCCATATGAAACCGGCGAAGGTATAGGTCAAACGGACGTCGTGTGCAGGAGTTGGAGCCGTCCTAGTTCCCACGAGCGCCGCCCTGATTTCCCCAATCGTTTCTTTGGTGTAGAGGTAGTTCCTGGACAGGATTCTCAGCGTGGGCGAGACTTTCTCAATCGAGGCATTCAGTTTCGAGGGGACTGAGTTCACGATCGTGGCATATTTCTGCCCCATCGCCCAGCTCGAGAGCCCGTCATTCGTCGCCACGACCCTGTTGAGGAATACGCATACGATCATGACCACGATGATCGTCGCGATCAGGTAGCCGATGAAGCGCAGCAGGTGCTCTCTCAGAAAATCGTTCAGCTCGCTCACCGGGCTCTCCTTACCCACCATGATGATCGGCGGGAGGAGCAGCGCCCCGCAGACCAGAATGATCGTCGCGATGACGATCAGGGCGCTCAGGAAGAACAGGGGAATCGCGAAGAAGGGCCATACGATCTCGCCGAGGATCGGGATCTTGCCGATCAGGCCGCCGATGACGTGGATGAGCATCAGCACCAGTATGATCGCCACGATCTTGAGCGGGGCGATGGCGAGCGCGTTCGCGCTCTTCCTCGCGGCGCGCAGGGCCCCGCTGATATCGACGGGGGGCAGCTCTGCCACTTCGGAGACGGTCACCCGCGCGATGGCTCCCCATGTGAAGAACATGATGAAGATCGCAATAACCGTGTTGATGAGGGAGACGAGCCACTGCAACCGTTCAGGGACAAGCGCGCCGCCTATCCCCCCGATCACCCACCACACTACCAGGGCGCAGAGAATGCCAAGTATCTGGATGACGATCTTCTTCGTGCTGAAGGATAAACTGAAAATCCTTGAAAAGGTTTTTACGCCAGCATCCCACTCTCCCATGACAACACCCTCCTTTCAGAAACCTGGGTGGCACACGAGCCAACCTCGAGGCTGGCCGCACGTGTGCCGCCGATTATTGTTGATGGATAGTACATAACCTGTTGGAACCGTGTCAAGCAAAAATCGTATCGATTTACCGATCATCTAGTGTGGTGTCCCTAACACTTCTTTACATTTGATTCTTGGTCGCATGGCCTGATTTTCGTGTGTGTCATTCCCGTCCCGCTCAGCGGGAGGAATCCAGAATAAAAGCTGGACTCCTGCTGGAGTTTATCCCGAGCATTGTCTCGGGGCAGGAGTGACATAGCCAGTACCAGTAAATGTAAAGACACCTATGGGACAGTACACTAGCACAACTTTAATTGTTTTGCTATCCTCCGATGTGAGGAGTCAGTATGGACATAAGCCGCTATCTCAAGGAGAAAAAGGAAATTGTAGAGAAGGCACTTGATAGCCTTCTGCCGCCCGAGCATTCACCGCCTGAGAAGTTGCACGAGGCGATGCGGTATAGCGTGTTCGCCGGCGGGAAGAGACTGCGGCCGATCATCTGCATGGCGTCGCTCGAGGCCCTCGGCAAAGACCCTCTGCCGTTCATGCCTGCTGCCTGCGCGCTCGAGCTCGTCCACACCTACTCGCTCATCCACGATGATCTCCCCGCCATGGATGACGATGACCTCCGGCGGGGGAAACCGACAAGCCATAAGGTCTTCGGCGAGGCTATCGCAATCCTCGCGGGTGACGCCCTGCTCACACTCGCGTTCGAGCTGATCGCGAACATGGACACGGCTCCTCCGCCCATCCGTCTGGAGATCGTGAGGCGTCTCGCGCAGTGCGGCGGCACCGGAGGGCTGGTTGGCGGCCAGGTGCTTGATCTCGCCGCCGAAGGGAAAGAAGTGAGCGAGGAAATGTTAGAGCGCATCCATGCTCAAAAAACCGCGGCGCTCATCGAAGCATCTGTGCTGTTCGGCGCTCTTCTCGGTGATACTTCCGTGGAGCAGCGTCAGGCCCTCTCTAGCTACGGACACTCAATGGGGATGGCATTTCAGATCACCGACGATATCCTGGATGCCACGGGGGACGAAAAGAAAATAGGAAAACGGACGCGCAAGGATCGTGAATCACAGAAGGCCACATATCCGGGCTGCTTCGGGATAGATCGGGCCAGGCGCATTGCTGAAGAGTATATACAGAAAGCGCTGGGAGCGCTCAAGAGCTTTGATGATAAGGCTGATCCTCTGAGAGAAATTGCGCGTATGATCCCTTCGAGGGAGCGCTGAGCGGCAGGGGGTAACTCCCTCGGAATTTCAATAAAGTTTGAGATGAGCACCTGATTAACCTGATTACTCTGAAAAAACAGGTTGATCAGAGAGATCAGGTGCAAACAAAAAAGTTGCGAAGCTAACTTGAGCGCTCACTTGAAGGAGTACTTCTTCCGCACCTTCTCGATCACTGTCCAGGTACAGTTCAATCCTTCGGGGAATCTGACGAGGTCGCCCTTGCCGAACTGAACTTCCCCTGACGGCGTCTTCACCTTGACCTTCCCTTCGAGGATGTAGCATGTTTCCGGGCAGTCGTATGACCATTCAAACGTGCTCGGCTCGCATTCCCAGGTGCCCCACTTCTCCACGCCGAGGACTTTCAGCTTCTCCGGTGTCGGTTTCTCCACGCTGATTTTCATGACAAATCCCCCCTGGTTAAATCCCAAACTCCAAATCCCAAATCCCAAAATGAGGTGTGAAAAACAAATTAGTACAACAATGTTATGTACTAAGTACGATGTTGCTTACAGCGAAAGTACAAGTAAT encodes:
- a CDS encoding cupin domain-containing protein, which gives rise to MKISVEKPTPEKLKVLGVEKWGTWECEPSTFEWSYDCPETCYILEGKVKVKTPSGEVQFGKGDLVRFPEGLNCTWTVIEKVRKKYSFK
- a CDS encoding polyprenyl synthetase family protein, with the translated sequence MDISRYLKEKKEIVEKALDSLLPPEHSPPEKLHEAMRYSVFAGGKRLRPIICMASLEALGKDPLPFMPAACALELVHTYSLIHDDLPAMDDDDLRRGKPTSHKVFGEAIAILAGDALLTLAFELIANMDTAPPPIRLEIVRRLAQCGGTGGLVGGQVLDLAAEGKEVSEEMLERIHAQKTAALIEASVLFGALLGDTSVEQRQALSSYGHSMGMAFQITDDILDATGDEKKIGKRTRKDRESQKATYPGCFGIDRARRIAEEYIQKALGALKSFDDKADPLREIARMIPSRER